In the genome of Halorubrum sp. CBA1229, the window AACTCGAGATAGCTGCCCGAGTGTGGCCCCTGACTTTTCCGCTCTGTCTCAACCAAGGAATACGTCGTGAGTTCCTTCATCTTATTCACGTACGTCTCCTGGTGGTACTGATCCGAATCAAGGGTGCCGGTCAGGTACTGATATACTCGGTATCCGATCGGGCTTATCGCTGCACCAGTTCCGGTTTCACACGCTACAGCTGCAGTCGCGAAAAGACAGAGCTTCTTCTGTGTGCTGATCCCACGAGTCACCTCTAACACGCGGTTCTTCTCAACTTTATCCTGAGCTTCTCGAACGTGCTCTTCACGGATTTCGTTTGCACCCGTTTTTTCTGCAATCGACCCCGCTGTTCGCATCAGGTCGATCGCCTTCCGTGCGTCCCCGTTGGTTTGCGCGGCGAAGGCTGCTGCAAGAGGGATGACGTCGTCACTGAGTGCATCCTCGTGGAAGGCATCTTCCCGAGCCCAGAGAATTTCCCGGAGCTGGTTGGCGTCGTAGTCACTGAAGTGAACGTCCTCGGGGGTGAACGAACTGAGAGCTCGACTTCCCACGCTCTCCATCATTTTCGTGTCGTTCGTGATCGCGGTCACGGAGACTTGGGCGGTGATCTCGTTAGTACTTCCAGCGCGAGAGAGCTGATAGAGAAGTCGGGAGAAGGCTGGTTCGTCCTTATCGCGACGACCGACGAGCATGTCGAGTTCGTCGAGGATGAACACGACTGTATCGTAGTGTTCGTTGATGAGGCGGTAGAGTTCGCGCCATTTTTTCTTGTTTGGAACCCCGTGCTCTGGGACATCGACAGTCGTTCCGATGTCGTTCGACACCTTTCGCGCAAGTTCGTAGACGGCTGCGCCGAGGGTCCCCACGTTCTGGCAGTTCATCTGAATGACGCCGAACCGGATATCACGACTTTCACAGAGTTCGACGATATTCTGGCAGACAGCGTTGATGATGAGAGATTTCCCGGTCCCGGAAGGGCCATAGAGGAGAAGATTCGGTGGCCGCTCGTTACTAATCGCAACGCGAAGGTGCTGAGTGATATCAGTGAGCTGGGTGTCACGACCGACGATACGTTCTTCGTCGACGATCTCGTTCGGTTCGAGGAGCGACCGGTTCTTGATGAGACTCGCGGCTTCCTCCTGCTCGAGAATGAGATCTTTGATAGAACCCGTGGACTCAGGGGTCTCCTCGGGACCAGGATCCGTGGGCATACCGAACCCCACTCTATCAGGATACTAAAAGATTCCCCTGTCGATTTCTTTTCTACCGGTACGGCGTTCAGAACCGGGATATCAGAGGGTTACACCGCTGTCTTCCGCGACCCCCGACGATTTGTTAGGAACCCTTCGTCTGGACCAATCCAGGAGAACTCCCGAACACCCTCTCACCCCTATCGATTTGTTCTGACCACAAAGGAGGGGTGGGGGTGAGAGAGTTCCCGAACGGACTAACAGTCCATCTCCGTCACGAATAGCACGGAATCGAGAGCTGCTTTCATCTTCTCTTTCTCTTCTTTCTAGTTCTAGTTCTAGCTAGCTAGTAGAACACACCTCTATCGACTTGTCCTAACTACACTCCTTCACTCTATTTCTTTCCTGATCAAGTATATAAACACGGATTGGGAAAACCAGGTGACGAACAGTGGGTTCAGGCATATTGTAGGTATCAGGGCGGGACGTCTTGCTATCCCCTCAGTTTCCCAAGTGAACTACTCTACACTCACCGCTATCGATTTGTCTAATGCTACTCCAGTCTACCGAATCTAGTAGAAATCGAGCTAATAAAGACTGATACGGTTAAATGATCTCATCCAGATGTGCCATATCCTCGTGAGTTCCTCGTGATCAACTCTCCCCTCCCCGCCCTTACTCGCCAGAACAAATCGATAGGGGTGGGTGTGTGGTCTTATCGACACGGTCGCGATAGATGCAGCCGATCGTGTATAGAGCCGACTCTATACTCGATTTCGGCATTTTCGTCCCATTGGTTCAATACTAGTCTTTCGTGTATGCCTCCCCGCTGAACAAATCGATAGAGGTGACCCTCCGTATGCTGGTGGTTTCGTTGAACAAGTCGATAGGGGTGCGTCTCACCAACTACTCAACCGACGTCAGAGATCTCGACCTCAAGTCTTCTTTAATGGCGATGGTACCGCAGACATGTAGGAATTCATTCAATTCGCTACAGACCGATTCGCATTTGAGCGAAACGCTTTTTCACGCAACACTCGAAATCTGTGGTAATGAGTACGTCCGACCACACGCCAAGCGACCTGGAGTCC includes:
- a CDS encoding orc1/cdc6 family replication initiation protein encodes the protein MPTDPGPEETPESTGSIKDLILEQEEAASLIKNRSLLEPNEIVDEERIVGRDTQLTDITQHLRVAISNERPPNLLLYGPSGTGKSLIINAVCQNIVELCESRDIRFGVIQMNCQNVGTLGAAVYELARKVSNDIGTTVDVPEHGVPNKKKWRELYRLINEHYDTVVFILDELDMLVGRRDKDEPAFSRLLYQLSRAGSTNEITAQVSVTAITNDTKMMESVGSRALSSFTPEDVHFSDYDANQLREILWAREDAFHEDALSDDVIPLAAAFAAQTNGDARKAIDLMRTAGSIAEKTGANEIREEHVREAQDKVEKNRVLEVTRGISTQKKLCLFATAAVACETGTGAAISPIGYRVYQYLTGTLDSDQYHQETYVNKMKELTTYSLVETERKSQGPHSGSYLEFTFGENPETIIETLREDSRLDDVHDDELRTVVNAQLKK